A stretch of the Larimichthys crocea isolate SSNF chromosome IX, L_crocea_2.0, whole genome shotgun sequence genome encodes the following:
- the zmat5 gene encoding zinc finger matrin-type protein 5, with translation MGKRYYCDYCDRSFQDNMHNRKKHLNGVQHHRAKKAWFDHFRDSSAILHDEQTKKPCRKFLQKGICDFGPNCRFSHMSEEDLFNLKRQVEDERQRREDSVDRIIPGRSIEEWLSRREKRLAALSTKGDIKTEEDSEDCQAESDVPPQLLSIPDLPPSLIPPPPGGWKVTVNTEWG, from the exons ATGGGGAAGAGATACTACTGTGACTACTGCGACCGGTCCTTTCAGGACAACATGCATAACAGGAAGAAACATTTGAATGGTGTTCAGCATCACAGAGCCAAGAAGGCCTGGTTTGACCATTTTAGAG aCTCTTCAGCCATTCTGCACGATGAGCAAACAAAGAAACCGTGCAGGAAGTTTCTCCAAAAAG gaattTGTGATTTTGGCCCTAATTGCAGATTTTCTCACATGTCTGAAGAGGACCTCTTTAACTTAAAAAGACAGGTGGAAG ATGAAAGACAGCGCAGAGAGGACTCTGTAGACAGAATCATACCTGGTCGAAGTATCGAAGAATGGCTCTCTAGAAGAGAAAAGAGGCTGGCTGCCCTCAGCACCAAAGG GGATATAAAAACTGAGGAAGACAGTGAAGACTGCCAAGCAGAAAGTGACGTACCTCCACAGCTCCTCTCCATTCCCGACCTTCCACCCTCTCTTatacctcctcctccaggaGGATGGAAagtcacagtgaacacagaatGGGGTTAA
- the uqcr10 gene encoding cytochrome b-c1 complex subunit 9: protein MSLTKSVYNLLFRRSSTFAITVIVGAVFFERVFDQGGDAIFEQMNRGKLWKHIQHKYETADEE, encoded by the exons ATGTCGCTGACAAAGTCTGTCTACAACCTGCTCTTCAGGCGGTCGTCCACTTTCGCCATAACCGTCATTGTTGGCGCGGTCTTCTTCGAGCGAGTATTCGACCAAGGTGGCGACGCGATATTCGAGCAAATGAATCGCGGG AAACTATGGAAACACATCCAACACAAATACGAGACCGCTGACGAGGAATAG